A genome region from Sphingobium sp. CR2-8 includes the following:
- the clpS gene encoding ATP-dependent Clp protease adapter ClpS, with protein MAGQHPDDQGEGPGGPSVGVATRTRTRTKKPSLYKVLLLNDDYTPMEFVVHVLQSFFRMDMEEATRVMLHVHQRGVGVCGIFSYEVAETKVNQVMDFARQNQHPLQCTLEKA; from the coding sequence ATGGCCGGTCAGCATCCGGACGATCAGGGCGAAGGTCCGGGCGGTCCCAGCGTCGGTGTCGCCACCCGCACCCGTACCCGCACCAAAAAGCCGTCGCTCTACAAAGTGCTGTTGCTGAACGACGATTACACGCCGATGGAGTTCGTCGTGCATGTGCTGCAAAGCTTCTTCCGCATGGATATGGAGGAAGCGACACGCGTCATGCTGCACGTGCATCAGCGCGGCGTCGGTGTATGCGGGATCTTCAGCTACGAAGTGGCCGAGACGAAGGTCAACCAGGTGATGGACTTCGCGCGGCAGAACCAGCATCCGTTGCAATGCACGCTGGAAAAAGCCTGA
- a CDS encoding glycerol-3-phosphate dehydrogenase: protein MSETHRAVDIYDLAVIGGGVNGCGIARDAAGRGAQVLLLEQGDLGSGTSSASTKLIHGGLRYLEHRAFGLVRESLIERERLWGIAPHIIHPMRFVLPWTKGLRPRWLLRLGLFLYDHIGGRRALPPTEAIDLRRHVAGAALKPGFGAGYCYSDGWVDDARLVLLNARDAADRGAQVHTRTRVVQLERAQTHWRITTQSAHGEAQTFHARAIVNATGPAVLDLLNRAHRPTDRHMRLVRGSHIVVPRLFDHGFAYFLQLPDGRIFFAIPYERDFTLIGTTDRDHEGGLAHVVASEEEIAYLCEAANRYFTRAITPGDVVWSYAGVRPLVDDGSGRPEAATRGYRLDVDGAPGEPVLLSVLGGKITTYRHLAAEAVDRLQSHLPVLQGGDWTADEPLPGGDFAMTGLAALTDELARDYPFLDPITVDRIARAYGTQARVWLGAAKHHADLGQDFGHGLSEAEVRHMMTREWAQTGEDILWRRSKLGLRFDAMQVERLARWLKGTT from the coding sequence GTGAGCGAGACGCACAGAGCAGTCGATATATATGATCTGGCCGTCATCGGCGGCGGCGTGAACGGCTGTGGCATCGCGCGCGACGCGGCCGGGCGTGGCGCGCAGGTGCTGCTGCTGGAGCAGGGCGATCTGGGCAGCGGCACATCGTCCGCGTCCACCAAATTGATCCATGGCGGGCTGCGCTATCTGGAACATCGCGCCTTCGGGCTGGTGCGCGAATCTCTGATCGAGCGGGAGCGGCTCTGGGGTATCGCGCCGCACATCATCCATCCGATGCGCTTCGTGCTGCCCTGGACGAAGGGGTTGCGGCCGCGCTGGCTGTTGCGGCTGGGCCTGTTCCTCTACGATCATATCGGCGGTCGCCGGGCCCTGCCCCCGACCGAGGCGATCGACCTGCGCCGTCATGTCGCGGGCGCGGCGCTGAAGCCCGGATTCGGCGCGGGCTATTGCTATTCGGACGGCTGGGTCGATGATGCCCGCCTGGTCCTGCTCAACGCCCGCGATGCCGCCGATCGCGGCGCGCAGGTCCACACCCGCACCCGCGTCGTCCAACTGGAACGCGCCCAGACGCATTGGCGGATCACGACGCAATCAGCGCATGGCGAAGCGCAGACCTTCCATGCCCGCGCGATCGTCAACGCGACCGGCCCGGCGGTACTCGACCTTCTCAACCGCGCGCATCGACCGACCGATCGCCATATGCGGCTGGTGCGCGGATCGCATATCGTCGTGCCGCGCCTGTTCGACCACGGCTTCGCGTATTTCTTACAGCTGCCCGACGGCCGCATCTTCTTCGCCATTCCCTATGAGCGTGATTTCACGCTGATCGGTACGACGGACCGCGATCATGAGGGCGGACTGGCGCATGTCGTGGCGAGCGAGGAGGAAATCGCCTATCTGTGCGAGGCCGCCAATCGCTATTTCACCCGTGCGATCACGCCGGGCGATGTCGTCTGGTCCTATGCCGGGGTGCGCCCGCTGGTCGACGACGGATCGGGCCGACCGGAAGCGGCGACGCGAGGCTATCGGCTGGACGTGGATGGCGCGCCGGGCGAACCGGTGCTGCTTAGCGTGCTGGGGGGCAAGATCACCACCTATCGCCATCTGGCGGCCGAAGCGGTCGATCGACTCCAGTCCCATCTGCCAGTGCTGCAAGGCGGGGACTGGACCGCGGACGAACCCCTGCCCGGCGGCGATTTCGCGATGACCGGCCTGGCGGCACTGACCGATGAACTGGCGCGCGATTATCCTTTCCTGGACCCGATCACGGTCGATCGGATCGCCCGCGCCTATGGCACGCAGGCGCGGGTGTGGCTGGGTGCCGCAAAGCATCACGCCGATCTGGGGCAGGATTTCGGCCATGGCCTGAGCGAGGCGGAGGTGCGCCACATGATGACGCGCGAATGGGCGCAGACCGGCGAGGACATTCTCTGGCGGCGCAGCAAGCTGGGCTTGCGGTTCGATGCCATGCAGGTCGAACGGCTGGCGCGATGGTTGAAGGGGACAACATGA
- a CDS encoding glycerol kinase, whose translation MSERHLLVLDAGTTSTRAMLFTPDGARIATAQADLTQYYPQPGWVEHDAADIWTQTLDCARQMVEQAGGADRIAAIGITNQRETVVAWDRRSGDPIGRAIVWQDRRTADQCAALREGGHEAAIQRRTGLVLDPYFSATKMRWMIDHRPEIASAGDRLAFGTVESWLVWKLTGGLHVSDASNASRTQLTALDGAGWDDALCAQFGVPQAALPQIVDNAGDFGATLPEWLGGPIRICGLAGDQQAATIGQGCLAPGAVKATLGTGAFVLASVGQGVPTSAHRLLGTILCQIDGQRHYALEGSIFVAGSLIQWLRDRMGLIATAADSEALARSVPDNGGVFLLPALSGLGAPHWRPEATGTISGLTHGTGRAHIVRAALESMAHQVHDLSAAFAADGAPWRMLRIDGGMSANDWIAQDMADMLDLPVERPSDVETTARGAAMLAGLGCGLFPSLAAATGMAADHMRFTPAMDAPTRETRMAGWRALLPQ comes from the coding sequence ATGAGCGAACGCCATCTGCTGGTGCTGGACGCGGGCACGACATCGACGCGGGCGATGCTCTTCACGCCGGATGGCGCACGGATCGCCACGGCGCAGGCGGACCTGACCCAATATTATCCGCAGCCCGGCTGGGTCGAACATGATGCGGCGGACATCTGGACCCAAACGCTCGATTGCGCGCGACAGATGGTGGAGCAGGCAGGCGGTGCCGACCGGATCGCCGCGATCGGCATCACCAACCAGCGCGAGACGGTGGTCGCATGGGACCGGCGCAGCGGCGATCCGATCGGCCGGGCGATCGTCTGGCAGGATCGGCGTACCGCCGACCAGTGCGCGGCCCTGCGCGAGGGCGGCCATGAAGCGGCGATCCAGCGACGCACCGGCCTCGTCCTCGACCCCTATTTTTCCGCGACCAAGATGCGCTGGATGATCGACCATCGACCTGAGATCGCATCGGCTGGCGATCGGCTCGCCTTTGGCACCGTCGAGAGCTGGCTGGTGTGGAAGCTGACCGGCGGCCTGCATGTGAGCGACGCGAGCAATGCCAGCCGCACCCAGTTGACGGCCCTGGACGGCGCGGGATGGGATGACGCCTTGTGCGCGCAGTTCGGCGTGCCGCAAGCGGCCTTGCCCCAGATCGTCGACAATGCCGGCGATTTCGGCGCGACCCTGCCCGAATGGCTGGGCGGCCCGATCCGCATCTGCGGGCTGGCGGGCGATCAGCAGGCCGCAACCATCGGGCAGGGGTGCCTGGCGCCCGGCGCGGTGAAGGCGACGCTGGGCACCGGCGCCTTCGTGCTGGCGTCGGTGGGGCAGGGGGTGCCGACCTCCGCCCATCGATTGCTCGGCACCATATTATGTCAGATCGACGGCCAGCGCCATTATGCGCTAGAGGGGTCGATCTTCGTTGCGGGCAGCCTGATCCAGTGGCTGCGCGATCGGATGGGGCTGATCGCCACCGCCGCCGATAGCGAAGCCCTGGCGCGATCTGTGCCCGACAATGGCGGCGTGTTCCTGCTGCCTGCCCTGTCGGGGTTGGGCGCGCCGCATTGGCGGCCGGAAGCGACCGGGACGATCAGCGGGCTGACGCACGGGACGGGGCGGGCGCATATCGTACGCGCCGCGCTCGAATCGATGGCCCATCAGGTCCACGACCTGTCCGCTGCCTTTGCCGCCGATGGCGCGCCCTGGCGCATGCTGCGGATCGATGGCGGGATGAGCGCCAACGACTGGATCGCGCAGGATATGGCCGATATGCTGGACCTGCCCGTTGAGCGGCCGTCCGACGTGGAAACGACGGCGCGGGGCGCAGCGATGCTGGCGGGTCTGGGCTGCGGCCTGTTTCCATCGCTGGCGGCGGCGACCGGCATGGCGGCGGACCATATGCGCTTCACGCCCGCCATGGATGCACCGACACGTGAAACGCGGATGGCGGGGTGGCGCGCGCTGCTGCCTCAGTGA